Part of the Impatiens glandulifera chromosome 8, dImpGla2.1, whole genome shotgun sequence genome is shown below.
aaattatcaaaatcatgtaaagatgcaaaagatggccggtttcaaaaaaaaaatcgctttatatatatgatagataaccgaaaataatatatagaaatactaagacAAGTATAGGTAAAGGAAAGAGAGCCCCTcttccgagtccgagaagtcatatatgTTCCACTTTTTCTTCGCTGGTTGCGGTCGACTGGCCGGTTCggagactcgttgtcttgtagaccgggGCTGCAGGTGTTCTTCATCCTCCTCTTCGACTTGAGTAGCCTGCTGCGGTATACTCTCAATGACCGTTTCAGTGACCTCATTGAGCAGGtcggctatttgaactttctttgaAGGTTCCCTCTTTCGCTTTGTCGGAACTGAAACGGAAGAGGCcgcctttttctttttgttgtcGTCTGCGAAGCCTTCCAGCCTCCGTCTTTCCCTTTCTAACCGCGCAgcatccttcgcagcttgagcggctgcCTTCTTTGCAAGTCCCGGGAACTTGGCCTCTGCCCTTCAAATTCGCtcggcttcctcttcctcttcggtaagTTGCGTTGGTCGCGGTGCCTCCTTCTCTTTTCTTGCTTCGGCGGCCAGCTCATCCTGGACCTTCTTAGCCGCTTGGGCATCAGCCTCTACGGCCACGGCGTCCGCATTCATCTTTGCGTTGAGTAGTTCGGCAACTTGTTCGGAAAGTGCCTTGAGTTCGGCCTCGAGaccctcatttttcttctcaagttcggagacccgtccgagtgttgtgccgaccaggtCCCCAGCAACCTCCGTTaatcgttgatcggtctctctttcaagccgggCAAAGTTCTCTTTTATCTCGGAGGTCGTATCCTCCAAAATTACGGTTCGCTTAAGATGTTTGCTGCGCAGAACCGCTTCTTCCCGTTGATCTTCATCAATTTCTGAGAACCGGTCTTCTATTCTCTCCAAAAGGTGCCTTGTGGTTTTggcgaacttgagtgccgagcAAACGGTTCTTTGGAATTTCTCCTTCAAAGGGAAAACCTCGGAGttttcaaactcttgaaagcggctctcaacccattcttttgtGAAGTCTGAttcggagacttccggttgtgtAAGTGGAGATTGCCCGGTGAGAGGAGGATCCGCCCTTTCATCGGATTCCTCTATTGCCGAATTcgcccttggaggtgttggacagtgaTCTGGACTTGTATCAATCCGGGGAGCTGTATAGACCGGTATTTCCCTTTGACTGTACATTGCCTCCAGCCGGTCAATTTCTTGAATAAGGTctcctttggctttttcaagcctttccaACACCAGCGGTGTTAAGGTGTATTCCGATCCTACCTCTTCGAACTTCGCCGTAATCTTCCGGATGCGTATGGTTAGCTTCCGTAGTTGTGCTCGTGGTTTTAAGAGGTAGGTTCGGTGTAATACCTCTTCAATGGTATCGGATTTTATGAGATCCATGACCACGTCCTCCACTCTCTTCAGTCTTTGGAGGCATTCCACGTCTTTGTAGCCCGGTAGGATTTGCCTATACCGTTtgccgaaccggtgctcgtCCCTTTCCAGGTATAACTCCTCAATCATCTCGGCTCTCTTTTTAGTGCCCTTTAGGAGTTTCAGAGCTACCCTATCGGCCTGTGCTTCTTCgtcctccttctcttcttcgtTACCTCTTTCGTTACCGCCTTCTTCACCAGCTTCTTCACCGccttcggtggtctcaggatttgCGTCAGGACCGGCATTATCGGGGCTCTGGCCCGAATGCTCTTCTTCATTGGCCGATCTTTCATCATCGGTCTTTTCTGAATCGGTTCTTTCAGAAGGGGAAGCCGACTCTTCCTCCTCCGTTGGCTGCGGCGGTTCCGAGAAAATTACTTTAtcttttcctttgctttcgGCCTTCTCTTTGGCTGGGGCCGCTTTCTTGCCGGTTgccttctttcggccacctgtggaaccgggggccggctgcttcctttccAGGAATTATTTGGACCGTATCAGGCTTCTTGAGGAGATGGTGACGCTgggaccgatgttgagattatgatgaaggaagatcttaccgagaggaacggcgtatccccatgaccggtttgagtccggtttcaccatttccAACAGGTTGTGGAATACTGCCTTTGCCTAGTTAACCTTTGTCCCTTCTATTAGCCCGAccagcatcctgattttgtccttggttatgatctaggtagccgctggaggaccgggggttggaccggttagcggttcttactcggagggtggtggttaatcaggttagagattaacaccggggtttcaatactacacaacctgtcacaaacccttgaactaggttcaagcgcggaagagatttgctttcaggttgaagcggcacactttgTATAATAGACAgagccggtttcggatgatgaagattaaagggaatggtgggtcggtttcggtaacctggtgattcggcttagataaagttaagtcggttatagtggtacggatcggttagataatgaaaccggcagGAAGTAAATGACAGAACAGATTTTacggatgttcggagataaaactcctacgtcaccccttcctctcgaaaccgcaagaaggatattcactaaggaatacaagtacaatccgatcgagacttatttcctgctcgatgacacccttacaatttataccagAATTGTAAGCTACACACCCTAGCACTCAGGCTTTCTCTAGAACAGCACAGTCTTAttacttgtagaataaatgctcttagaatttctcacttgtctcactgtatGTCTGTGTCCCACGTtttctcttcttcaactgccccttttataggtgaaatatgccaacggtcatatttcactaccttgaatttgattggctgagcagggatgcagaggttcagtgattcagtgattcagagccTGCGGTCaccttttcagacctgacggttaacctcagacctggcagtctgttcttccggtgtgtaagacaaacctgctaagtttgtcttttactcaatgtaggcac
Proteins encoded:
- the LOC124913290 gene encoding calponin homology domain-containing protein DDB_G0272472-like — protein: MNSSPLSKKILLADFNSIYQYEDHGIKELFLALERTGLRKFLENRFIIDYQSMNSLKQLEKCTGTSSWGKSIVNPFYSARRISLNTAAYQLKGKQPAPGSTGGRKKATGKKAAPAKEKAESKGKDKVIFSEPPQPTEEEESASPSERTDSEKTDDERSANEEEHSGQSPDNAGPDANPETTEGGEEAGEEGGNERGNEEEKEDEEAQADRVALKLLKGTKKRAEMIEELYLERDEHRFGKRYRQILPGYKDVECLQRLKRVEDVVMDLIKSDTIEEVLHRTYLLKPRAQLRKLTIRIRKITAKFEEVGSEYTLTPLVLERLEKAKGDLIQEIDRLEAMYSQREIPVYTAPRIDTSPDHCPTPPRANSAIEESDERADPPLTGQSPLTQPEVSESDFTKEWVESRFQEFENSEVFPLKEKFQRTVCSALKFAKTTRHLLERIEDRFSEIDEDQREEAVLRSKHLKRTVILEDTTSEIKENFARLERETDQRLTEVAGDLMNADAVAVEADAQAAKKVQDELAAEARKEKEKAAAQAAKDAARLERERRRLEGFADDNKKKKAASSVSVPTKRKREPSKKVQIADLLNEVTETVIESIPQQATQVEEEDEEHLQPRSTRQRVSEPASRPQPAKKKWNIYDFSDSEEGLSFLYLYLS